The Acidimicrobiales bacterium region CGAGGTGGTCGGCGACGTCTTCGAACCAGTGGTCGCGGCCAGCGCTCACCCGGTCATCCCTTGGCGTCGGCCCAGCTGGCCCCGAACGACAGGTTGACCTCGAGCGGCACCCGCAGCTCGAAGGCGTTGGCCATGACCCCCACGGTGAGCTCGGCGATGGCGTCGCGCTCGTCGGAGGGGACCTCGAGCAGCACCTCGTCGTGGACCTGCAGGATGAGCCGGCTGGTGGTGTCGGCGGCGTCGAGCGCGGCGTCGAGGCGCACCAGTGCCACCTTGAAGATGTCGGCGGCGAGCCCCTGGATGCCGGCGTTCATGGCCTGGCGCTCGCCGGCCTGGCGGATGCGGTAGTTGGACGAGGCCAGTTCGGGGATCTGGCGCCGCCGGCCGAACAAGGTCTCGGTGTAGCCGCGCTCGCGGGCCTCGGCCACGGTGCGCTCCATGTAGTCCTTCACCGCGGGGAACGCCACGAAGTAGGCGTCGAGGATGACCGAGGCCTCGTCGGTGGCGATGTTGAGCCGCTGGCCCAGCCCGTAGGCCTCCATGCCGTAGGCCAGGCCGTAGGAGACCATCTTGGCCTTCGACCGCTGCTCGAGGGTGACCTCGGCGGGGTCGACCCCGAAGATCCGTGCGGCGGTGGCGTTGTGGATGTCCTGGCCCGATTCGAAGGCACCGATCAGCCCCGGGTCGTCGGCGAGGTGGGCGATGCAGCGCAGCTCGATCTGGTTGTAGTCGGCCACGAGCAGCTCGAACCCCTCGGCGGGAACGAACGCCCGCCGGAACTGGCGCCCCAGGTCGGAGCGGACCGGGATGTTGTGCAGGTTGGGGTCCTCGGAGCTGAGCCGCCCGGTGCGGGCCACCGTCTGGTTGAACGTGGCGTGGATGCGTCCGTCGTCGGCGACCTCGGCCATCAGCCCCTCGCCGTAGGTGGAGCGCAGCTTCTCGACCTCGCGGTAGCGCAGGAGGTGCTCGACGATGGGGTGTTGGCCGAGCAGCTTCTCGAGCGAGGCGGCATCGGTGGAGAAGCCGGTCTTGGTCTTCTTCTGGGGGGTGAGCCCCAGCCGGTCGAAGAGGATCTCGCGGAGCTGCTTGGTGGAGTTCACGTTGAACTCGACGCCGGCGTCGTGGTGGATCTGCCGGGTGAGGTCGGCGGCCTCGGTGGCAAGCTGGTCGTTGAGGTCGCGCAGCACGTCGATGTCGACCCCGACGCCGGTGGCCTCCATGGTGGCCAGCACCCGCACCAGCGGCACCTCGATGTCGTCGTTGAGGGCCCGCAGGCCCTGGGCGTCGAGGGCGGCGGTGATGGGCCCGACCACGCGGTCGACCGCCAGCGCGTCGCGGGCCGCATCACGGGCTGCGGCGTCGCGGTCGGTGCCGTCGAAGTCGAGCTGGCCGGCGTCGGCGCCGCCGGATTCGGGCAGCTGCAACCGGCAGTGGCGGGCGAGGAGATCGCCGAGCTGGTAGCGCCCCTCGGCCGGGTCGAGCAGGTAGGCCGCGATCATGGTGTCGAGCCCCAGGGTGCGGACCTCGACCCCGAGTGTGGCCAGCGACCGCAGCACCGGCTTGGCCGAGTGCATGGCCAAGGGCCGACCGCCAGGGACGACCAGCGCGGCCAGACGCTCGAGCACCTGCGGATCGTGCAGCGTCTCACCGGGCAGGAAGGCGACCTCGGCCGCCTCGGCATCGGTGACCACCGCGATCCCCACGAGGGTCGACCGGCCGGGGACGCCGTCCCAGGCACCGGCGAGGGCCAGCGGCTCGCTCCCCGATGCCAGCCCGAAGATCACCTCGGCGGCGCGGTCGGGCTCGTCGATGGTGGCGACCTCGGCCTCGAGCACCTCCTCGCCACCACCGGACGCCGCCGCCACCTCGCCCCCCATGGCTTCGGCCAGGCGCTCGGCGAGGCTGTGGAACTCGAGGAAGTCGAACAGCGACCTCACCGCCTCGGGGTCGACCCGACCCGCCGACAGGGGTGCGGGTTCGACGTCGACCTCGAGGTCGCGGAGCAACACCATCACCTCGGCGTTGCGGCGGGCCTGGGCCTCGTGGGCCGCCAGGTTCTGGCGCAGCTTCGGGGTCTGCTCGTCGACGTGGGCGAAGATGCCGTCGAGGCCCCCGTAGGCGTTGATGAGCTTGGCCGCGGTCTTCTCCCCCACCCCCGGCACACCGTCGAGGTTGTCGGACGGGTCGCCCCGCAACGCCGCGTAGTCGACGTAGTCGGTCGGATGCACACCGGTGCGCTCGACGATGCCGGCCTCGTCGTAGAGGGCGTAGTCGGACACGCCCCGCCGGTTGTAGAGGACCTTGATGTGGGGGTCCTCGACCAGTTGGTAGGTGTCGCGGTCGCCGGTCACGATCAGCACGTCGTCGCCACGGTCGCGGGCCTGGGTGGCCAGCGAGGCGATGATGTCGTCGGCCTCGACCCCCACCTGCTCGACGGCGGGGATGACGAGGACCTCGAGCACCTGACGAACCAGGCCCATCTGCTGGCGAAGGATGTCGGGCGCGGCCTCGCGGGTGGCCTTGTACTCGGGGACCGCCTCGTGGCGAAACGTCGGCTCGGGGCGGTCGAAGGCGACCACGATGCCGTCGGGCCGGTGGTCGCGCACCAGGTTGACCAGCATGGAGGTGAAGCCGTACACCGCGTTGGTGACCTGACCCGACGCGGTGACCAGATCGGTGGGGAGGGCGAAGAAGGCCCGGTAGGTGAGCGAGTTCCCGTCGAGCAACATGAGGCTGGTCACCGCGTCAGCCTAGGCAGCCGCGACGACAGCCGGGGACGGTTCAGGAGCTGGCGGCGGGAGGGCCGATGGCGCCGTCGATGACCTGCTGGGCGATGTCCTTCATCGAACGGCGCTCGCGCATGGCGGTGCGCTGGATGAACCCGAATGCATCGCCTTCGGGCATCGACTGCTCGTCCATGAGCTTGCCCTTGGCCCGCTCGACCACCTTGCGGGTCTCGAGCTGGTCCTCGAGGTTGGCCGCGGTCTGGTGCAGCTCACGCATGTCGTTGAACCGACCCAGGGCGAGCTCGACCGCGGGGATGAGCTGGCTGCGTTGGAAGGGCTTGACCAGGTAGGCGAGGGCGCCCGCGTCCCGGGCCTGTTCGACCAGGTCGCGCTGGCTGAACGCGGTGAGGATGAGCACCGCGGCACGACGCTCGCCGGTGATCTCGCGGGCAGCGGACAGCCCGTCGAGACCCGGCATCTTGATGTCGAGGATGGCCAGCTCGGGCTCGAGCTCCTTGACCATCTGCACCGCCTCGTCGCCGCGACCGGTCTCTCCGACGACCTCGTAGCCCTCCTCTTCGAGGGTCTCCTTGAGATCGAGCCGGATGATGGCCTCGTCTTCAGCGATGACGACACGGGTTGGCACAGAGGTCTCCAGACGGATCAGCGGGGCTGCTCGGAAGCAGCCGGTGGTTCGGTCAGGCGTGGCTCCCGGGGAGCCGCGAGGGATTGGAGTTGGTCCAGCAGCGAGTCCTGGAGGGACTCGAGCCTGGCGATCTCGCCCACGACCTCGTCTCGGCCCCGCTCCATGGCGGCGGCATGGCGCGCCGCCTCGCGATGCTCCTGTTCGGCCAGCGGGGTCTCCGACACCAGCGATCGCAGGCGGGCATCGTCGGCCTCCTCGACGAAGTGCGCGAGCTGCTCGTCGTGGACCCGGAGGTCGTCGTTGAGTTGCCGGAGCCGATCGGTCACATCGACGAGCCGGCGCTCGATGAGCGATCTCGACATGGCAACAGTCTACGACGGCTGGGGGATGGGCCGTGCCGGTCGACACCAGTGCCCGACACCCCAGCCATCGATAGCTGTTCGAGGCCACTCACATCTCGCCCGCAACGGCCGATCAGGAGGCCATGACGGTGGACAGGCGGTGGTTGGCCACAAGGGTCGCGATCGTGTTGCTCGCGCTGCAGATCGCCGTGGCAGGTGCACACCTGTGGGAGCGCAACGTCAACCAGGACGGATGGGGCTCCCTGCCCTTCTCGTGGCAGATGTACTCGGGGAAGACCCCGTGACCCTCTTCGTCAGAGCGTTCGGCGCGCTCTGCCTGCTCAAGTCGGTCGACCTCGCCGTCCGTGCACCTGACGCAGTGGGTGAACCGGTCGCAGCACTACTGCTCGCGGCATGGATTCCCGCCGCGGCAGCGCTCACCCTCGACCACCACGTCCGAAAGGCAGGCGTTGCGATCGCTGCGCTGGTGGCCATCACCCTCTGGTCCTCCATGGACCTGTTCAACCAGCACTTTGTCCTGATGGCGTGGATCGGAATCTTCATCGCGATCCTGGACGGACCTCTGCTCGCGCTCGTGCTGAGGGTTCAGCTCACGATCGTCTACGGCTTCGGGGCCCTCGCCAAGCTCAACCCGTGGTTCCTCTCGGGCGACACGCTGGCTTGGCACGCAGGCGAGCGACTGCCCGTGCCTGACCAGGCCTGGATGCCGCTGGCGTTCGCGGTGGTGGCTACCGAGGGTTGGCTGGCCTTCGGCTTGTGGTGGCGTCGGACCCGCGTGGTCTCGATGATGCTCGGCGTGGTCCTTCACCTCGGCATCGTGGTGGGCATGGCCACCTCGGTCGACTCCCTGGTACGGATGATCGTCTTCAACGGGCTCTGCGTGGTGCTCTATCTTGCCTTCGTGCCCGATGGTCGCTACGGGACCCAGCGGCACAGCGCCCAGGTGTCGTGGGAAGTGGTGGTGCCCGGGGTGGGACTTGAACCCACACGCCCTTTCGGACAGGGGATTTTGAGTCCCCCGCGTCTGCCATTCCGCCACCCGGGCCTCTGGTGGTCACCGGAAGCGTAGCCTGGCCACCGTGCCCGAACCGACCACGACCGGCCGCTCACGACTGCGTCGGCGCCTTCGCCTCCTAGGCTGGCTGGGTGCCGTGGTGCTCGGCCTGGCAGCGGCGCGAGACTGGGCGATACGCCACAACGATCGCCGGGCGGTCCCGCGCCACCAGGCCGGCTGAAACCTCATGACCGTCCCCACGGTCAGACCCTTCCACCGAGACCGCAGCATCCCCCCGAACACCGACAGGATCTCCCCACACCGATGATCGCGTTCACCTTCCCAGGGCAAGGCTCGCAACGACCGGGCATGGGCCAGCCGTGGGTCGACCACGAGTCGTGGGAGCTGGTCGCCGAGGCCAGCGAGCACGCCGGGAGCGACCTCGAGGCGCTGCTGCTCACCGCCGACGCCGACGAGCTCGTCTCCACCCGCAACGCCCAGCTCGCCACCTTCGTGCTGAGCCTGGTGACCCTCGACGCCATCGAGCGCACCGGCGTCGAACCGGCCCGAGCCGCCGGTCACAGCCTCGGCGAGTACACCGCCCTCGTCGCCTCGGGGGCGCTGGCCTTCGACGACGGGGTGCGCCTGGTCAGCGAGCGGGGTGCAGCCATGCTCACCGCCGCCGAGGACCGCACCGGCTCGATGGCCGCAGTGCTCGGGCTCGACGACGACAAGGTCGAGGTGGCCTGCGAGGCGACCGACGGCGAGGTGTGGGTCGCCAACTACAACGCCCCCGGCCAGGTCGTGATCGCCGGCGATCCCGCCGCCATCGACGCCGCCGGCGTTGCGGCCAAGGAGCTGGGCGCGAAGCGGGTCATGGCGTTCCCGGTCGGCGGGGCGTTCCACACCCCGTTCATGGCTCCCGCCCGCGACCGCCTGACCAAGGCGCTCGCCGGCATCGAGTGGCGCTCCCCCGCCATCCCGGTCCACGCCAACGTCGACGCCGACGCCCACACCGATGCCACCCCCTGGCCCGATCTCCTGGCGGCCCAGCTCACCAGCCCCGTCCGGTGGCGCCAGATCCTCCACCACTTCGACGAAGCCGGAGTGAACACGGTGGTCGAGGTCGGTCCCGGTTCGGTGCTCACCGGCATGGCCAAGCGCACCCTCAAGGGCGCCCGCACCGTGTCGGTCTCCACCCCCGACGACCTCGACTCGTTGCTCGAGGCCCTGGCCGCCACCCCTGCGGCCACCCACGCCGACACCGGACACCACGACGGCGAGCACCTGTTCGCCACCGAACGCCTGGTGGTCAGCCCTGCCGCCGGGGTCTTCACCCCCGAACCGGGGCTCGACGCCGGCACGACCATCGCCGCCGGCCACCTGCTCGGCCAGGTGGGTTCGGAACAAGTCCGCTCAGCATTTGGAGGTTCGCTCATGGGATGGCTCGCAGTCGACGGTGAACGGGTGGCCACCAGCCAGCCCATCGCCTGGTTGAGGACGGTCTGAGTGCGCGGCGCAACGATCCGCAGCTGGGGCACCGCGCTGCCCGCGAAGGTCGTCACCAACCACGACCTCGAAGCCACCCTCGACACCAGCGACGAGTGGATCGTCGACCGCACCGGCATCCATGAACGTCACGTCGGCGGCACCACCAGCGGTCTGGCCATCGAGGCCGGTCGCCTCGCCCTCGACCGGGCGGGTTGGGCCCCCGAGAGCGTCGACCTGCTCATCCTCGCCACCACCAGCCCCGACCAGCAGGTGCCGGCGACCGCATCCACCGTCCAGCACGAGCTCGGGCTCTCCTGCGGCGCGTTCGACCTCAACGCCGCCTGCTCCGGCTTCGTCTACGGCCTCGTGGCCGCCCACGGGTTCATCGACGCGGGCATGTCCCGGGTCCTGCTCATCGGCTCCGAGACGCTGTCACGCATCACCGACTGGGACGACCGGGGCACCGCCATCCTCTTCGCCGACGGAGCCGGCGGGGTCACCCTCGAGGCCGTCGACGGGCCCGGCGAGCTGCTCGGGTGGGACCTGGGTTCGGACGGCTCGGCCCGCCACATCCTCGACGCCGACATCGGCGGCTACCTCGAGATGGACGGGCGCGAGGTCTTCCGCCGGGCGGTACGGGTCATGGTGCAGTCCGGCAACGAGGCGCTCGCCCGCGCCGGGGTCGGCGCCGACGACATCGCCCTGGTGGTCCCCCACCAGGCCAACATCCGCATCATCGAGTCGGCCTGCGCCAAGCTCGGATTCCCGATGGAACAGGTCGTCACCGTGCTCGAGCACACCGGCAACACGTCCTCCGCGTCCATCCCGCTCGCGCTGGCCGACGCCGCCGACCAGGACCGGCTGCATCCCGGCGACCTGGTGATGCTGGTCGGGTTCGGTGCCGGCATGACCTGGGCCTCGGCCATCATCCGGTGGGAGCCATGACCAGCCCCGGCGGGCGCGTCGTGCTGATCACCGGCGGCAACCGGGGCATCGGTCTGGCCACCGCCGAGGCGTTCGCCGACGCCGGCCACCGCGTGGCGGTCACCTACCGGTCCTCGCCACCCGACGACGACCGCTTGCTGTGCGTCCCCTGCGACGTGTCCGACTCCCAACAGGTCGACGACGCCTTCGCCAAGGTCGAGGCCGAGCTGGGCCCGGTCGAGGTCCTCGTCGCCAACGCCGGGTTCAATCGCGACGGGCTGGTGCTGCGGATGTCCGACGACGACTTCACCGAGGTCCTCGACACCAACCTCACCGGCGCGTTCCGCGCCGCCCGCCGCGCCGTCAAGTCGATGATGCGCAACCGCTGGGGACGCATCGTGATGCTCTCGTCGATCGTGGGCACCGCGGGTCAAGCCGGACAGGCCAACTACGCAGCCTCCAAGGCGGGGCTGGTCGGCCTGGCCCGGTCGCTCGCCCGCGAGTTCGCGTCCCGCAACATCACGGTCAACGTGGTGGCACCGGGCCCCATCAGCACCGACATGACCGAGGCGCTCACCGACGACCAGCGCTCGGCCCTGTCCGATGCCGTTCCCTTGGCCCGCTTCGGCACCCCCGCCGAGGTCGCGGCCACGATCCGCTTCCTCGCCTCCGACGACGCCGGGTACATCACCGGAGCGGTGATCCCCGTCGACGGTGGATTGGGCATGGGAAGCTGACCGGAACCAAACTCACCCCGAGCCAGAGCCCTGGCTCAGCCATCGTTCCCAACCACCTAACCCACACCACGAAACGGAGCAGCAGTGAGCGACGCCGAGAACTTCGAGAAGTTCAAGCAGTGCGCAGTCGAGGTCCTGGCGGTCGAGGCCGACCAGGTCACCCGTGAAGCACGCTTCGCCGATGACCTCGACGCCGACAGCCTCGACCTGGTCGAGCTGGTCATGCGCCTCGAGGAAGAGTTCGATGTCAGCGTCGACGAGGAAGAGCTCGAAGGCATCGAGACCGTCGGCGCCGCCTACAACCTGATCGTCGCCAAGCTCTGATGCCACGTCGTCGCGTCGCTGTCACCGGAGTCGGCGTCGTCGCGCCGTGCGGCATCGGTCGCGACGACTACTGGCAGGGCCTGCTCACCGCTCCGCCCGAGGGCCGCGAGCGCCACGTCGAACCGTGGGACCCAACCCCCTGGTTCGAGAACCGCAAGGAGGCCCGCCGGACCGACCGCTTCACCCAGTTCGCCATCGCCGCGGCCGACATGGCCCTCGAGCAGGCGGGCCGGATCACCGCCGACCCGGTCCGGTCCGGCGTCCACATCGGCACCGGCATCGGTGGTGTGTCCACCCTCGAGGACCAGATCATCGCCGGCCACACCAAGGGGCTCGACCGCGTCTCGCCGTTCATGGTGCCGATGATGATGCCCAACGCGGCGTCGGCGACGGTGTCGATGCGCTACGGCTGGCAAGGTCCCTGCGAGACCACCGTCACCGCCTGCGCCGCCGGCACCCACAGCATCGGCAACGCCGCCCGGCTCATCATGGACAACCGGTGCGACGCAGTGCTCGCCGGTGGTTCCGAGGCCCCGTTGACGGCGACCTCGATCGCCGGCTTCACCAACATGACCGCCCTGTCCCGCACCGGCCACTCGCGTCCGTTCGACCAGCGGCGCGACGGCTTCGTCATCGCCGAAGCCGGCGCGGTGCTCGTGCTCGAGGAGTGGGACATGGCCGTCGAGCGAGGAGCCACGATCCTGGCCGAGATCCTCGGTTCGGCCTCCACCGCCGACGCCCACCACATCACCGCTCCCGCCCCGGGCGGAACCGGTGCGGTGAACTGCATGGAGCTGGCCCTGGCCGACGCCGGCCTGGCGCCCGGCGACATCGTCCACATCAACGCCCACGGCACGTCGACACCCTTGAACGATGCCGCCGAAGCCGACGCCATCCACAAGCTGTTCGGTGCGCCCGGTCCCCTGGTCACCAGCACCAAGGGCGTCACCGGCCATGCCCTGGGTGCCGCCGGCGCCATCGAAGCCGTGGCCGTGGTGCTGTCCATGGCGCTCCGCCAGCTGCCGCCCACCATCGGCCACGAGGAGCCCGACCCCGACATGGCCCCGCTCAACCTGGTGACCGGCGATGCCCTCAGCTGGGAACCGGGGCCGTCGCTGTCGAACTCGTTCGGGTTCGGTGGGCACAACGGCACGCTCGTGCTCGGCCCCCCGCCCGGCTGAACCGGATCAGGCGGGCGGAGTCCCCACCCCCTCGAGGTCGAGCAGCCACCGCTTGACCTCGAGCCCTCCCGCGTAGCCACCGAGTCCACCTCCGGTGCGCAGCACACGGTGGCACGGCACCACGATCGGGATGGGGTTGGTCGCCATCGCCGACCCGACGGCCCGGAACGCCTGTGGGTTCCCGGCCCGGGCTGCCAGTTCCGCATAGCTCACGGTCTGTCCGTAGTCGACCGCCTCGAGCGCTCGCAGCACCGTCGCCCGGAACCCCCGGGAGAGTCGCCGGTCCAAGGAGAGCGCGAAGCGATGGCGTCGACCGGCGAAGTACTCGTCGAGCTGTCGGCGCACCGGATCGAGACGGTCGGGCATCTCCAGGATGCGGGGGGACACGTGCTCGGCGATCGGTCCGAGCGCGGCATCGGCCTCGTCGAAGGACACCGCCAGCAGCCCGGCACCGGTTCCGGCCACCACCAGCGGGCCGACCGGCGAATCGACCCGGCACCAGGCCACATCGACCAGGCCCTCGTCCGCGGCACGAGCCACGAACCCCGCCCGGTCGAAGCCGCTGTCCAGGTTGGCCGCCGCCGCCCGGAGGCGGGCCTCGATCTCCTCGTGGGTGTAGCTCACCGGTCGGCCTCCTGTCGTAGGGTACGCAGCGCCGGCGCGTCAGGCGTCGACCAGGACGAACAGCAGATCTGCCTGACAGGCGACCTCGCCCGCGACCTCCACCCGTCCCGATCCCTTGCCCGCCCGGCTGGACATGCGACCGAGCTCGATCGTGAGGTCGAGCACGTCGCCGGGTACGGCCTGACGACGGAAGCGGGCCGAGTCGACACCCCCGAAGAGGGGGAGCTTGGCCGCGAACCGCTCGTCGGAGAGCACCGCGTAGGCTCCGAGCTGGGCGATGGCCTCCACCATGATCACCCCCGGCAGGGTGGGGCGACCGGGAAAGTGGCCGGCGAAGAACGCCTCGTCGCCGGTGAGGGTCCACCGTCCCCTGGCCCGGGCTCCGGGCTCGAGCTCGGTGACCTCGTCGAGGAACAGGAACGGCGGCCGGTGCGGGATGACCTCGGCGGGTGACGGCAGCGGGCTCACGACCCGAGCGCCGCCAGCAGCTTGGTCGGGGTGTCCTTGGGGCTGATCTTGGGCCACGCCTCGGCGATCTTGCCCTTCTCGTCGATGAGGAACGCCGAACGGATGATGCCCATGTACTTCTTGCCATACATCGACTTCTCGCCCCACACCCCGTACTTCTCGGCGATCTCGTGGTCGGGGTCGGACAGCAAGGTGAACCCGAGCGAGTGCTTGTCGTCGAACTTCTTGAGCTTCGCCGGAGCATCGGGACTGATGCCGATGATCGCCGTGTCACCCACCTCGTCGGCGACATCGCGCAACCCGCAGGCCTGGTTGGTGCAACCAGGCGTGTCGGCCTTGGGGTAGAAGTACACCAACACCTTGCGACCGGCGAAGTCGGTGAGCCTCACCGTGTCGTCGTGCTGGTCGGTGAGGGTGAACGCCGGCGCCTTGGCGCCAACGGCGGGAGATGTCGAAGCTGCCATGGCAGCGACTGTACGCGACTCGGGGCGGCCCGTAGGCCGCCCCGAACGCTTGAGAACGTGGTTGCTGGCGGTCTCAGCCCTTGGCGGCAGCCTTGAGCTTGGAACCAGCGCTGACCTTGGCCGCCTTGCTGGCGGGGATCTGGATGGTCTCGCCGGTGGCGGGGTTGCGACCGGTGCGGGCGGAGCGATCGGTCTGCTCGAAGGAGATCCAGCCGGGGATCGTCACCTTGTCGCCCTTGCCGATTGCTTCTGCAACGACCTCGAACAGCGCCTTGACGGCTTCGTCGACATCGTTCTGGGTCTGACCGGTACGGGCGGCAACTGCGGCGACCAGCTCGGATTTGTTCATGTGTTTTGTCCTCCTCGAGGGCCCGGTGAGTCGGATGGTTCCGGGCCAGGTGGCCCCTACGCGACTCGATTCCGGCCCGCGAGTCAAGTATTTCGGGGGTTTCAGGGGTTTGGGCTCCTCGGCAGGGTGCGAACCGCACCGGCGATCAGCGGGTGACCCGTTCGCCGCCGACGCCGGTGTAGCGGGACATGGGGCGACTCATCCGCTCGGCCCACCACCGCGGATCGCGGGCGTGGGCGTGGAAGTGGTCGGGGACCTGGCGCATGGTGCGGTCGATCTCGAAGTTGTCGGCCCCGAACCGCTCGGCGGCCACCTCGCCCAGCACCGCGAGCATGGCGTCGACATCCTCGGGCGGCGGGAGGACACCGTGGTGGTGCCAGACCACCATCGGCACCGAGCAGACCTCGCAGTCG contains the following coding sequences:
- the polA gene encoding DNA polymerase I, whose amino-acid sequence is MTSLMLLDGNSLTYRAFFALPTDLVTASGQVTNAVYGFTSMLVNLVRDHRPDGIVVAFDRPEPTFRHEAVPEYKATREAAPDILRQQMGLVRQVLEVLVIPAVEQVGVEADDIIASLATQARDRGDDVLIVTGDRDTYQLVEDPHIKVLYNRRGVSDYALYDEAGIVERTGVHPTDYVDYAALRGDPSDNLDGVPGVGEKTAAKLINAYGGLDGIFAHVDEQTPKLRQNLAAHEAQARRNAEVMVLLRDLEVDVEPAPLSAGRVDPEAVRSLFDFLEFHSLAERLAEAMGGEVAAASGGGEEVLEAEVATIDEPDRAAEVIFGLASGSEPLALAGAWDGVPGRSTLVGIAVVTDAEAAEVAFLPGETLHDPQVLERLAALVVPGGRPLAMHSAKPVLRSLATLGVEVRTLGLDTMIAAYLLDPAEGRYQLGDLLARHCRLQLPESGGADAGQLDFDGTDRDAAARDAARDALAVDRVVGPITAALDAQGLRALNDDIEVPLVRVLATMEATGVGVDIDVLRDLNDQLATEAADLTRQIHHDAGVEFNVNSTKQLREILFDRLGLTPQKKTKTGFSTDAASLEKLLGQHPIVEHLLRYREVEKLRSTYGEGLMAEVADDGRIHATFNQTVARTGRLSSEDPNLHNIPVRSDLGRQFRRAFVPAEGFELLVADYNQIELRCIAHLADDPGLIGAFESGQDIHNATAARIFGVDPAEVTLEQRSKAKMVSYGLAYGMEAYGLGQRLNIATDEASVILDAYFVAFPAVKDYMERTVAEARERGYTETLFGRRRQIPELASSNYRIRQAGERQAMNAGIQGLAADIFKVALVRLDAALDAADTTSRLILQVHDEVLLEVPSDERDAIAELTVGVMANAFELRVPLEVNLSFGASWADAKG
- a CDS encoding response regulator, with the translated sequence MPTRVVIAEDEAIIRLDLKETLEEEGYEVVGETGRGDEAVQMVKELEPELAILDIKMPGLDGLSAAREITGERRAAVLILTAFSQRDLVEQARDAGALAYLVKPFQRSQLIPAVELALGRFNDMRELHQTAANLEDQLETRKVVERAKGKLMDEQSMPEGDAFGFIQRTAMRERRSMKDIAQQVIDGAIGPPAASS
- the fabD gene encoding ACP S-malonyltransferase, giving the protein MIAFTFPGQGSQRPGMGQPWVDHESWELVAEASEHAGSDLEALLLTADADELVSTRNAQLATFVLSLVTLDAIERTGVEPARAAGHSLGEYTALVASGALAFDDGVRLVSERGAAMLTAAEDRTGSMAAVLGLDDDKVEVACEATDGEVWVANYNAPGQVVIAGDPAAIDAAGVAAKELGAKRVMAFPVGGAFHTPFMAPARDRLTKALAGIEWRSPAIPVHANVDADAHTDATPWPDLLAAQLTSPVRWRQILHHFDEAGVNTVVEVGPGSVLTGMAKRTLKGARTVSVSTPDDLDSLLEALAATPAATHADTGHHDGEHLFATERLVVSPAAGVFTPEPGLDAGTTIAAGHLLGQVGSEQVRSAFGGSLMGWLAVDGERVATSQPIAWLRTV
- a CDS encoding beta-ketoacyl-ACP synthase III, encoding MRGATIRSWGTALPAKVVTNHDLEATLDTSDEWIVDRTGIHERHVGGTTSGLAIEAGRLALDRAGWAPESVDLLILATTSPDQQVPATASTVQHELGLSCGAFDLNAACSGFVYGLVAAHGFIDAGMSRVLLIGSETLSRITDWDDRGTAILFADGAGGVTLEAVDGPGELLGWDLGSDGSARHILDADIGGYLEMDGREVFRRAVRVMVQSGNEALARAGVGADDIALVVPHQANIRIIESACAKLGFPMEQVVTVLEHTGNTSSASIPLALADAADQDRLHPGDLVMLVGFGAGMTWASAIIRWEP
- a CDS encoding beta-ketoacyl-ACP reductase, whose translation is MTSPGGRVVLITGGNRGIGLATAEAFADAGHRVAVTYRSSPPDDDRLLCVPCDVSDSQQVDDAFAKVEAELGPVEVLVANAGFNRDGLVLRMSDDDFTEVLDTNLTGAFRAARRAVKSMMRNRWGRIVMLSSIVGTAGQAGQANYAASKAGLVGLARSLAREFASRNITVNVVAPGPISTDMTEALTDDQRSALSDAVPLARFGTPAEVAATIRFLASDDAGYITGAVIPVDGGLGMGS
- the acpP gene encoding acyl carrier protein; this encodes MSDAENFEKFKQCAVEVLAVEADQVTREARFADDLDADSLDLVELVMRLEEEFDVSVDEEELEGIETVGAAYNLIVAKL
- a CDS encoding beta-ketoacyl-ACP synthase II — its product is MPRRRVAVTGVGVVAPCGIGRDDYWQGLLTAPPEGRERHVEPWDPTPWFENRKEARRTDRFTQFAIAAADMALEQAGRITADPVRSGVHIGTGIGGVSTLEDQIIAGHTKGLDRVSPFMVPMMMPNAASATVSMRYGWQGPCETTVTACAAGTHSIGNAARLIMDNRCDAVLAGGSEAPLTATSIAGFTNMTALSRTGHSRPFDQRRDGFVIAEAGAVLVLEEWDMAVERGATILAEILGSASTADAHHITAPAPGGTGAVNCMELALADAGLAPGDIVHINAHGTSTPLNDAAEADAIHKLFGAPGPLVTSTKGVTGHALGAAGAIEAVAVVLSMALRQLPPTIGHEEPDPDMAPLNLVTGDALSWEPGPSLSNSFGFGGHNGTLVLGPPPG
- a CDS encoding methylated-DNA--[protein]-cysteine S-methyltransferase, which produces MSYTHEEIEARLRAAAANLDSGFDRAGFVARAADEGLVDVAWCRVDSPVGPLVVAGTGAGLLAVSFDEADAALGPIAEHVSPRILEMPDRLDPVRRQLDEYFAGRRHRFALSLDRRLSRGFRATVLRALEAVDYGQTVSYAELAARAGNPQAFRAVGSAMATNPIPIVVPCHRVLRTGGGLGGYAGGLEVKRWLLDLEGVGTPPA
- the fabZ gene encoding 3-hydroxyacyl-ACP dehydratase FabZ codes for the protein MSPLPSPAEVIPHRPPFLFLDEVTELEPGARARGRWTLTGDEAFFAGHFPGRPTLPGVIMVEAIAQLGAYAVLSDERFAAKLPLFGGVDSARFRRQAVPGDVLDLTIELGRMSSRAGKGSGRVEVAGEVACQADLLFVLVDA
- the bcp gene encoding thioredoxin-dependent thiol peroxidase; the encoded protein is MAASTSPAVGAKAPAFTLTDQHDDTVRLTDFAGRKVLVYFYPKADTPGCTNQACGLRDVADEVGDTAIIGISPDAPAKLKKFDDKHSLGFTLLSDPDHEIAEKYGVWGEKSMYGKKYMGIIRSAFLIDEKGKIAEAWPKISPKDTPTKLLAALGS
- a CDS encoding HU family DNA-binding protein, which gives rise to MNKSELVAAVAARTGQTQNDVDEAVKALFEVVAEAIGKGDKVTIPGWISFEQTDRSARTGRNPATGETIQIPASKAAKVSAGSKLKAAAKG